Proteins encoded by one window of Streptomyces sp. NBC_01571:
- the zapE gene encoding cell division protein ZapE has translation MSSSTAASGIDPIPEAAPLSLCAREPHVPADRLVAEMVPPPRFDSVRFETYIPDPNQPSQTEAVRVLADFAAGLGGAHAVGGAKRGLFGFGRGRTPKTPAGPRGVYLDGGYGVGKTHLLASLWHATPAEPSLKAFGTFVELTNLVGALGFQKTVQTLSGHRLLCIDEFELDDPGDTVLVSTLLGKLVDAGVALAATSNTLPGKLGEGRFAAADFLREIQGLSAHFRPLRIDGEDYRHRGLPEAPAPFTDEQVTKAAYATAGASLDDFPHLLDHLARVHPSRYGALTDDLRAVCLTDVQPVKDQSTALRLVVLADRLYDREVPVLASGRPFDTLFSEEMLNGGYRKKYFRAISRLTALARDAKGLVEA, from the coding sequence GTGTCGTCCTCCACCGCCGCCTCCGGGATCGATCCGATACCCGAGGCAGCCCCTCTGTCCCTGTGCGCCCGCGAGCCGCACGTGCCCGCGGACCGGCTCGTCGCCGAGATGGTGCCGCCGCCGCGCTTCGACTCGGTGCGCTTCGAAACGTACATTCCGGACCCGAACCAGCCGAGCCAGACCGAGGCCGTACGCGTCCTCGCGGACTTCGCGGCCGGTCTCGGCGGGGCACACGCCGTGGGTGGAGCGAAACGGGGCCTCTTCGGCTTCGGCAGGGGCAGGACGCCGAAAACCCCCGCCGGCCCGCGCGGCGTCTACCTCGACGGCGGCTACGGAGTCGGCAAGACCCATCTGCTCGCCTCCCTGTGGCACGCGACCCCGGCGGAGCCCTCGCTCAAGGCCTTCGGCACCTTCGTGGAGCTGACGAACCTGGTCGGCGCACTCGGCTTCCAGAAGACCGTGCAGACGCTCTCCGGCCACCGGCTCCTGTGCATCGACGAATTCGAACTCGACGACCCCGGCGACACCGTCCTCGTCTCCACCCTGCTCGGCAAGCTGGTCGACGCGGGGGTCGCGCTCGCGGCCACCTCGAACACCCTGCCGGGCAAGCTCGGCGAGGGCCGGTTCGCGGCGGCCGACTTCCTGCGGGAGATCCAGGGGCTGTCCGCGCACTTCCGTCCGCTGCGCATCGACGGCGAGGACTACCGCCACCGGGGGCTGCCCGAGGCCCCGGCGCCGTTCACCGACGAGCAGGTCACCAAGGCCGCGTACGCCACCGCGGGCGCGTCCCTCGACGACTTCCCGCATCTGCTCGACCACCTGGCCCGCGTGCACCCGAGCCGCTACGGCGCGCTCACGGACGACCTCAGGGCCGTCTGCCTCACGGACGTCCAGCCGGTCAAGGACCAGTCGACGGCACTGCGGCTGGTGGTACTCGCCGACCGGCTCTACGACCGCGAGGTGCCCGTCCTCGCCTCCGGCAGGCCCTTCGACACGCTCTTCAGCGAGGAGATGCTGAACGGCGGCTACCGCAAGAAGTACTTCCGCGCGATATCCCGGCTGACCGCCCTCGCACGGGACGCCAAGGGGCTCGTGGAGGCGTAG
- a CDS encoding pyrimidine reductase family protein, with the protein MRRLFPVTYETAAQGAAGASVTPGTPGARGADATDREWGLLELAEVYAYPGARADGVRTPWLRANMVSTLDGAAQHEGKSQGISSAADMRIFGVLRALADVVVVGAETVRQEGYRPARARAEFAVSREASGQGPAPAIAVVTAGLDLDFSLPLFTSPLVPTLILTGVAAAPDRVAAAEKAGAEVVFAGEGTGVDPARAVRALADRGLTRLLTEGGPRLLGQLVAAGVLDELCLTMSPTLTAGGAQRIAGGPSTEVPERFELASLLEEAGFLFTRYRRS; encoded by the coding sequence ATGCGACGCCTGTTCCCTGTGACCTACGAAACAGCAGCCCAGGGCGCGGCCGGGGCCTCTGTTACCCCTGGTACGCCCGGTGCGCGCGGTGCGGATGCGACGGACCGCGAGTGGGGGCTCCTGGAGCTGGCGGAGGTGTACGCCTACCCGGGCGCCCGTGCCGACGGTGTCCGTACGCCCTGGCTGCGGGCCAACATGGTCTCCACGCTCGACGGCGCCGCCCAGCACGAGGGGAAGTCGCAGGGCATCTCCAGCGCCGCCGACATGCGGATCTTCGGGGTGCTGAGGGCGCTCGCGGATGTCGTGGTCGTCGGTGCGGAAACGGTACGCCAGGAGGGGTACCGCCCGGCACGCGCGCGTGCGGAGTTCGCGGTCTCACGGGAGGCGTCCGGGCAGGGCCCCGCGCCCGCGATCGCCGTCGTCACGGCGGGCCTGGACCTGGACTTCTCGCTCCCGCTCTTCACCTCGCCCCTGGTGCCCACGCTGATCCTCACGGGGGTCGCCGCGGCGCCGGACCGGGTGGCGGCCGCGGAGAAGGCGGGAGCTGAGGTGGTGTTCGCCGGTGAGGGCACCGGAGTGGACCCCGCCCGGGCCGTACGGGCCCTCGCCGACCGCGGGCTGACCCGGCTGCTCACGGAGGGCGGTCCGCGGCTGCTGGGCCAACTGGTGGCGGCCGGGGTGCTCGACGAACTGTGCCTGACGATGTCCCCGACCCTCACCGCGGGCGGCGCGCAGCGGATCGCCGGCGGCCCCTCGACGGAGGTCCCGGAGCGGTTCGAACTGGCGTCCTTGCTGGAAGAGGCCGGGTTCCTGTTCACCCGATACCGTCGATCCTGA
- a CDS encoding indole-3-glycerol phosphate synthase, producing MFTSVLMIEKALTSADIEFVTTLHGDETVAFHVLLQPRGDQADRLLRAIDDVALGELDEAAHERETPEGEEAAGQGQRALEVSLVALRASGSEAEGRLIEDHPLDALKGLVNEIDADEVIVLTDPHYVEEFFHRDWASRARHKVGVPVLKLFSHSKA from the coding sequence GTGTTCACAAGCGTATTGATGATCGAGAAGGCCCTGACGTCCGCCGATATCGAATTTGTCACCACCTTGCACGGTGATGAGACGGTCGCGTTCCATGTGCTGCTCCAGCCGCGGGGCGACCAGGCGGACCGGCTGCTGCGGGCCATCGACGACGTGGCGCTGGGCGAGCTGGACGAGGCGGCCCACGAGCGCGAGACCCCGGAGGGCGAGGAGGCGGCCGGACAGGGGCAGCGGGCGCTGGAGGTGTCGCTGGTGGCACTGCGCGCCTCCGGCAGCGAGGCCGAGGGCCGGCTCATCGAGGACCACCCGCTGGACGCGCTGAAGGGGCTGGTCAACGAGATCGACGCCGATGAGGTCATCGTGCTGACCGACCCGCACTACGTGGAGGAGTTCTTCCACCGGGACTGGGCCTCGCGCGCCCGTCACAAGGTCGGTGTGCCGGTGCTGAAACTGTTCTCGCACAGCAAGGCATAG
- the murC gene encoding UDP-N-acetylmuramate--L-alanine ligase: MAPGLPTAMDRPHFIGIGGAGMSGIAKILAQRGAKVAGSDAKESATAEALRALGATVHIGHAADHLASDATCVVVSSAIRDDNPELARAAELGVPVVHRSDALARLMDGLRPIAVAGTHGKTTTTSMLAVSLSELGLRPSYAIGGDLDAPGSNALHGEGEIFVAEADESDRSFHKYAPEVAIVLNVELDHHANYASMDEIYESFETFAGRIVPGGTLVISADNEGARELTRRLPADVRVVTYGDSADADVRVLSVVPQGLKSEVTVDLDGSELTFTVSVPGRHYAHNAVAALAAGVALGVPASELAPALASYTGVKRRLQLKGEEAGVQVVDSYAHHPTEMAADLEAMRASVSGRILVLFQPHLFSRTQELAKEMGEALSLADASVVLDIYPAREDPIPGVTSELIVEAARAAGADVTPVHDKAEAPSVVAGMAKPGDLVLTMGAGDVTDLGPEILARLSK; encoded by the coding sequence ATGGCACCCGGCCTTCCTACCGCCATGGACCGACCGCACTTCATCGGGATCGGCGGAGCCGGGATGTCGGGCATCGCGAAGATCCTGGCGCAGCGCGGGGCGAAGGTGGCGGGCAGCGACGCGAAGGAGTCCGCGACCGCCGAGGCCCTGCGCGCGCTGGGTGCCACGGTCCACATCGGGCACGCCGCGGACCACCTGGCCTCCGACGCCACCTGTGTGGTCGTCTCCTCCGCGATCCGCGACGACAACCCGGAGCTGGCCCGCGCCGCCGAGCTGGGTGTCCCGGTGGTCCACCGTTCGGACGCCCTCGCCCGCCTGATGGACGGCCTGCGCCCGATCGCGGTGGCGGGCACGCACGGCAAGACCACGACGACGTCGATGCTGGCGGTGTCGCTCTCGGAACTGGGGCTGCGGCCCTCGTACGCGATCGGCGGCGACCTGGACGCCCCCGGCTCGAACGCGCTGCACGGCGAGGGCGAGATCTTCGTCGCCGAGGCGGACGAGTCGGACCGCAGCTTCCACAAGTACGCGCCCGAGGTCGCGATCGTCCTCAACGTGGAGCTGGACCACCACGCCAACTACGCGTCCATGGACGAGATCTACGAGTCCTTCGAGACGTTCGCGGGCAGGATCGTCCCCGGCGGCACCCTGGTGATCTCCGCGGACAACGAGGGCGCGCGCGAGCTGACGCGGCGGCTGCCGGCCGACGTGCGCGTGGTGACGTACGGCGACTCGGCGGACGCGGACGTCCGTGTCCTGTCCGTCGTCCCGCAGGGCCTGAAGAGCGAGGTGACGGTGGACCTCGACGGCTCGGAGCTCACCTTCACGGTCTCCGTTCCCGGCCGCCACTACGCGCACAACGCGGTGGCCGCGCTGGCGGCCGGCGTGGCGCTGGGCGTCCCGGCGTCCGAGCTGGCCCCCGCGCTCGCCTCCTACACCGGGGTGAAGCGCCGCCTCCAGCTGAAGGGGGAGGAGGCGGGTGTGCAGGTCGTCGACTCGTACGCGCACCACCCGACGGAGATGGCGGCGGACCTGGAGGCGATGCGCGCGAGCGTCTCCGGCCGCATCCTGGTCCTGTTCCAGCCGCATCTGTTCTCCCGCACCCAGGAGCTGGCCAAGGAGATGGGCGAGGCCCTGTCGCTGGCGGACGCCTCCGTGGTCCTCGACATCTATCCGGCCCGCGAGGACCCGATCCCGGGCGTCACCAGCGAGCTGATCGTCGAGGCGGCGCGGGCGGCGGGCGCGGACGTGACGCCGGTCCACGACAAGGCGGAGGCCCCTTCGGTCGTCGCGGGAATGGCGAAGCCCGGTGATCTCGTTCTCACCATGGGCGCGGGTGACGTGACCGATCTCGGCCCCGAGATCCTGGCCCGTCTGTCGAAGTAG
- the msrB gene encoding peptide-methionine (R)-S-oxide reductase MsrB, which translates to MSYDIEKPDEQWRAELTPAEYTVLRRAGTEPAFTGEYTDTKTKGVYSCRACGAELFTSHEKFESHCGWPSFYDPKDSDSVELIEDRSHGMTRTEVRCSRCGSHLGHVFEGEGYATPTDQRYCINSISLRLTEDEG; encoded by the coding sequence ATGTCGTACGACATCGAAAAGCCGGACGAGCAGTGGCGCGCGGAGCTGACCCCGGCCGAGTACACCGTTCTGCGCCGTGCGGGCACGGAGCCGGCCTTCACCGGGGAGTACACCGACACCAAGACCAAGGGCGTGTACTCCTGTCGCGCCTGCGGTGCCGAGCTGTTCACCTCCCACGAGAAGTTCGAGTCGCACTGCGGCTGGCCGTCCTTCTACGACCCGAAGGACTCCGACTCGGTCGAGCTGATCGAGGACCGCTCGCACGGCATGACGCGGACCGAGGTGCGCTGCTCCCGCTGCGGATCGCATCTCGGGCACGTCTTCGAGGGTGAGGGGTACGCGACCCCCACCGATCAGCGGTACTGCATCAACAGCATCTCGCTGCGGCTGACGGAGGACGAGGGCTGA
- a CDS encoding isochorismatase family protein — protein MTNLPDRPHTALLVIDVQNGAMAGTHGRDEVIANINTLVEKARAEEAPVVWVQHSDDQLVRGSESWRYVPELVRRDGEPLVHKIYGDSFESTELEELLAERGVGRIVVTGAQTDACIRATLHGGLVRGYDVTLVGDAHTTEDLTAYGAPPPDQVIAHTNLYWREAIAPGRRGGTVDTAEVTFAAY, from the coding sequence ATGACCAACCTGCCCGATCGGCCGCACACCGCGCTGCTCGTCATCGACGTCCAGAACGGGGCGATGGCGGGTACCCATGGGCGCGACGAGGTGATCGCGAACATCAACACCCTGGTCGAGAAGGCCCGTGCGGAGGAAGCGCCCGTGGTCTGGGTGCAGCACTCCGACGACCAGCTCGTGCGGGGCAGCGAGAGCTGGCGGTACGTGCCGGAGCTGGTCCGGCGTGACGGGGAGCCGCTCGTGCACAAGATCTACGGCGACTCCTTCGAGAGCACCGAGCTGGAGGAGCTGCTCGCCGAGCGCGGCGTGGGCCGGATCGTGGTCACGGGCGCGCAGACCGACGCGTGCATCCGCGCGACCCTGCACGGGGGTCTGGTCCGTGGGTACGACGTGACGCTGGTCGGCGACGCGCACACGACGGAGGACCTCACGGCGTACGGCGCACCGCCTCCGGACCAGGTGATCGCGCACACCAATCTCTACTGGCGCGAGGCGATCGCGCCCGGCCGTCGCGGAGGGACCGTCGACACGGCCGAGGTGACGTTCGCGGCGTACTGA
- a CDS encoding ATP/GTP-binding protein, with protein sequence MLIAGGFGVGKTTMVGSVSEIVPLRTEEPLTSAGLDVDDLDGIEEKRATTVALDFGRITLSPELVLYLFGTPGQQRFWFMWNDLAIGALGAVVLIDVRRPESSFAAVDFFERRGIPFVVGVNGFHGRHPYTPEEIRDALALPERTPVLLCDARERESCRDVLITLIDELIASSAQGRR encoded by the coding sequence ATCCTGATCGCCGGAGGATTCGGCGTCGGCAAGACCACCATGGTCGGCTCGGTCAGTGAGATCGTCCCGCTGCGCACCGAGGAACCCCTCACCTCCGCCGGTCTGGACGTCGACGACCTCGACGGCATCGAGGAGAAGCGGGCGACCACCGTGGCCCTGGACTTCGGCCGCATCACCCTCAGCCCCGAACTGGTCCTGTATCTCTTCGGAACCCCCGGCCAGCAGCGGTTCTGGTTCATGTGGAACGACCTCGCCATCGGCGCCCTCGGGGCCGTGGTCCTCATCGACGTGCGCCGGCCCGAGTCCAGCTTCGCCGCCGTCGACTTCTTCGAGCGACGCGGTATCCCGTTCGTCGTGGGCGTCAACGGCTTCCACGGACGGCATCCGTACACACCCGAGGAGATCCGGGACGCCCTGGCCCTGCCGGAGCGGACCCCGGTGCTCCTCTGCGACGCGCGGGAGCGGGAGTCGTGCCGGGACGTGCTGATCACCCTGATCGACGAGTTGATCGCCTCCTCCGCGCAGGGCCGGCGGTAG
- a CDS encoding DUF742 domain-containing protein, which produces MSEDDAAGRLVRPFTLTGGRTRPSRADFTLITSVTAVDPPPDGSARSQPEHQRIVRLCARPVVVAELAAQLDLPVSVVVILLCDLLEAGRITVQAPRLVSRTPDLDLLQKVRDGLGRL; this is translated from the coding sequence GTGAGCGAAGACGACGCGGCCGGCCGTCTGGTACGGCCGTTCACGCTGACCGGAGGCCGAACCCGGCCCAGCCGCGCCGACTTCACCCTCATCACGTCGGTGACCGCCGTGGACCCGCCGCCCGACGGGTCCGCCCGGTCACAGCCCGAGCACCAGCGCATCGTGCGGCTGTGCGCGCGGCCGGTCGTCGTGGCGGAACTGGCCGCCCAGCTCGACCTCCCGGTGAGCGTCGTCGTCATCCTGCTCTGCGATCTGCTGGAGGCGGGCCGGATCACGGTCCAGGCGCCGCGTCTCGTCTCCCGCACCCCGGATCTGGACCTGCTGCAGAAAGTGAGGGACGGCCTTGGCCGGCTCTGA
- a CDS encoding roadblock/LC7 domain-containing protein, translating to MTRPSPATHSQLDQLLTGLVERVADVNHAVVLSEDGLVVSKSTAFVRDDAERLAATASGLMSLSKGVSMDFRGGPVRQALIEMRDSYLILTAAGPGAHLAVLTNKGADAGVVAYQMNMLVKKIGEHLRAAPRAGSAAADHGE from the coding sequence ATGACACGCCCCAGCCCCGCCACACACAGCCAGCTCGACCAGCTGCTCACCGGACTGGTGGAACGAGTGGCCGACGTGAACCACGCCGTCGTGCTGTCCGAGGACGGACTGGTCGTCAGCAAGTCCACGGCCTTCGTCCGCGACGACGCCGAACGGCTGGCGGCGACCGCGTCCGGACTGATGAGCCTGAGCAAGGGGGTCAGCATGGACTTCCGCGGCGGCCCCGTACGGCAGGCGCTCATCGAGATGCGCGACAGCTATCTGATCCTCACCGCCGCGGGACCCGGCGCCCATCTCGCCGTGCTCACCAACAAGGGCGCGGACGCCGGCGTGGTGGCCTACCAGATGAACATGCTGGTGAAGAAGATCGGCGAGCACCTCAGGGCAGCGCCGCGTGCGGGCAGCGCCGCCGCCGACCACGGCGAGTGA
- a CDS encoding nitrate- and nitrite sensing domain-containing protein, which produces MSPRTGARRRLGSIRLSLILLALVPSVTLGAMWGVTTTQIFSEGLRLRSQTELSRSTGAMGTDATLALQQERSLSAAWLASPHGWRTALDRQRGRTDEAVAKLVRRSDDIKNAPVRVGDRLYSVLASVGSLEYYRGQVDHPTDITAQQALDQYTAIIDGQIHAFQELSQVDDGDLTSQAGPLITLGSGAELVAQEDAELALAWPAGKLDEKAWTRFAQLVDVRRWVFRGQVLSSLDGAVKTRVERILQSQDWKTLESVEDQVLAARTAHGAVARTVELPDAGRRWNAALTRISAQYSDLIRQQTAGLLDRSADKAHGLLLKAAALSAGGLVALLLCVVMSWRITRSLSRRLRGLRLATLSLAEERLPDVVARLDRGEKVDVDLATPPLDYGGDELGQVAQAFNTAQRTAVHTAVELADTRRGFQKVILGIARQSQNLVNLQLSKLDALEREHQDPRILKGLYELDSTASQLRRYEENLVIISGEQPRRSWTEPVALIDILRSAVGEVAQYQRVEVHADDEVYLTPPAVADVIHLLAELIDNATAYSPAPSPVGVRAAMVAKGLAVEIEDRGLGLSEEDYAAFNSQLTVAPQFDVVALADDLRLGMFVIARLATRHGIAVTLRSSPYGGTTAIVLIPHEIVVCETPGPAAPDTDPADPADADVPAPARAVPSPGTAAAEGRLSHERTGEARAAARARTADPAASRSGTAPAASRSGTGVAPAAAAVRRDGLTPLPRRVPQTSLATELREDAGPADTGGQDADAFTDLTDFTPERAASSLAGFQRGTLRARDTDDGAPYDGGEPSGQGEAEHAPGELGDRVPAAAPTPAHRSSPPPTDPSSPPPGGRSSGPPADRSSTPPADRS; this is translated from the coding sequence ATGTCTCCACGGACAGGTGCCCGGCGCCGTCTCGGCTCCATACGTCTCTCCCTGATCCTGCTGGCGCTGGTGCCCAGCGTCACTCTCGGCGCCATGTGGGGTGTGACGACCACACAGATCTTCTCGGAGGGGCTGCGGCTGCGGTCGCAGACCGAACTGAGCAGGTCCACCGGCGCCATGGGCACCGACGCGACGCTCGCGCTGCAACAGGAGCGCAGTCTGTCGGCGGCGTGGCTGGCCTCGCCGCACGGTTGGCGGACCGCGCTGGACCGGCAGCGCGGGAGGACGGACGAGGCCGTCGCGAAACTGGTGCGCCGCTCGGACGACATCAAGAACGCGCCCGTCCGGGTCGGGGACCGCCTGTACTCGGTCCTGGCGTCGGTGGGAAGCCTGGAGTACTACCGGGGACAGGTGGACCACCCCACCGACATCACCGCCCAGCAGGCGCTGGACCAGTACACCGCGATCATCGACGGCCAGATCCACGCCTTCCAGGAGCTCTCCCAGGTCGACGACGGCGACCTCACCTCCCAGGCCGGCCCGCTGATCACCCTGGGAAGCGGCGCGGAGCTGGTCGCCCAGGAGGACGCCGAACTCGCACTCGCCTGGCCCGCGGGGAAGCTCGACGAGAAGGCGTGGACACGGTTCGCGCAACTCGTCGACGTACGGCGCTGGGTCTTCCGCGGCCAGGTCCTCTCCTCCCTGGACGGCGCCGTGAAGACGCGGGTCGAACGGATCCTGCAGAGCCAGGACTGGAAGACCCTGGAATCCGTCGAGGACCAGGTGCTCGCGGCCCGGACGGCGCACGGCGCGGTCGCCCGGACGGTCGAGCTGCCGGACGCGGGCCGGCGCTGGAACGCCGCGCTCACCAGGATCTCCGCCCAGTACTCGGACCTGATCCGGCAGCAGACCGCGGGACTGCTCGACCGCAGCGCCGACAAGGCCCACGGCCTGCTGCTCAAGGCGGCCGCGCTGAGCGCGGGCGGACTCGTCGCCCTGCTGCTGTGCGTCGTGATGTCGTGGCGCATCACGCGCTCCCTGTCCCGGCGGCTGCGCGGTCTGCGGCTGGCCACGCTCAGCCTTGCCGAGGAGCGGCTGCCCGACGTGGTCGCCAGACTGGACCGGGGCGAGAAGGTGGACGTGGACCTCGCCACCCCGCCGCTGGACTACGGCGGGGACGAACTCGGCCAGGTGGCCCAGGCCTTCAACACCGCGCAGCGCACGGCGGTGCACACCGCGGTGGAACTCGCCGACACCAGACGCGGCTTCCAGAAGGTGATCCTGGGCATCGCCCGGCAGAGCCAGAACCTGGTCAACCTGCAGCTCAGCAAGCTCGACGCGCTGGAACGCGAGCACCAGGACCCGCGGATCCTCAAGGGCCTGTACGAACTCGACTCCACGGCGAGCCAGTTGCGGCGCTACGAGGAGAACCTCGTCATCATCAGCGGTGAGCAGCCCCGGCGCAGCTGGACCGAACCGGTCGCGCTGATCGACATCCTGCGCAGTGCCGTCGGCGAGGTCGCCCAGTACCAGCGGGTGGAGGTGCACGCCGACGACGAGGTGTACCTCACGCCGCCCGCGGTGGCGGACGTCATCCACCTGCTGGCGGAGCTCATCGACAACGCCACCGCCTACTCCCCCGCGCCCAGCCCGGTGGGTGTGCGGGCCGCGATGGTGGCCAAGGGGCTGGCCGTGGAGATCGAGGACCGGGGGCTGGGCCTGTCCGAGGAGGACTACGCGGCCTTCAACTCCCAGTTGACGGTGGCTCCGCAGTTCGACGTGGTGGCGCTGGCCGACGACCTGCGGCTCGGCATGTTCGTGATCGCCCGGCTCGCCACCCGCCACGGCATCGCCGTCACCCTGCGGTCCTCGCCGTACGGCGGGACCACCGCGATCGTGCTGATCCCGCACGAGATCGTGGTGTGCGAGACACCGGGCCCGGCCGCTCCGGACACGGACCCCGCCGACCCGGCGGACGCCGACGTGCCCGCGCCGGCCAGGGCCGTGCCGAGCCCGGGCACCGCTGCCGCCGAGGGCCGCCTGTCGCACGAGCGCACGGGAGAGGCGCGGGCCGCCGCCCGGGCCCGCACGGCCGACCCCGCCGCCTCCCGGTCCGGCACCGCTCCGGCCGCCTCCCGGTCCGGCACCGGCGTCGCCCCGGCCGCGGCCGCCGTCCGGCGGGATGGACTCACCCCGCTCCCACGCCGGGTGCCGCAGACCAGCCTCGCCACCGAACTGCGCGAGGACGCCGGGCCGGCGGACACCGGCGGCCAGGACGCGGACGCCTTCACCGACCTCACCGACTTCACCCCGGAACGGGCGGCCTCCTCACTGGCCGGCTTCCAGCGAGGCACACTCCGGGCCCGGGACACCGACGACGGGGCGCCGTACGACGGAGGCGAACCGAGCGGACAAGGGGAGGCGGAGCACGCGCCCGGAGAGTTGGGTGACCGGGTCCCCGCCGCGGCCCCCACACCCGCGCACCGCTCGTCACCGCCACCCACGGACCCTTCGTCACCGCCGCCCGGGGGCCGCTCGTCGGGCCCGCCCGCAGACCGCTCGTCGACTCCGCCCGCAGACCGCTCTTGA
- a CDS encoding substrate-binding domain-containing protein, with translation MNTSPTPHHSPRSAGRTVVAVAVTLFLAGCSGGSDSGAATGAAGKAGTGHIKVALITHGADGDAFWELVRKGAQAAAAKDDIDLTYASDSDAAGQASLVRDAVRDRVDGIAVTLAKPEAMKSAVTAAKAAGIPVVGLNSGIDAWRSEGLLEYFGQDESVAGRALGDKLDELKAEHALCVIHEQGNVALEARCAGVKKAFAGDTDLLYVNGTDMKAVASAVAARLRQDPSIDEVVMMGAQFALGAVKSVKEAGSRAAVATFDLNSSLVKAVQSGDVQFAVDQQPYLQGYLAVDSLWLYRSNGNFSGGGTAPVLTGPAFVTKENVASVAKFAADETR, from the coding sequence ATGAACACGTCCCCCACACCTCACCACTCCCCCAGATCCGCGGGCCGCACGGTCGTCGCCGTCGCCGTCACCCTGTTCCTGGCCGGCTGCTCCGGCGGATCGGACTCCGGCGCGGCCACCGGAGCGGCGGGGAAGGCGGGCACCGGCCACATCAAGGTCGCCCTGATCACCCACGGCGCCGACGGAGACGCCTTCTGGGAACTGGTGCGGAAGGGCGCGCAGGCGGCGGCCGCCAAGGACGACATCGACCTCACCTACGCGAGCGACTCCGACGCCGCGGGGCAGGCGAGCCTGGTGCGGGACGCGGTCCGCGACCGGGTCGACGGCATCGCGGTGACCCTGGCCAAGCCGGAGGCGATGAAGAGCGCCGTCACCGCGGCCAAGGCCGCCGGCATACCGGTGGTCGGCCTCAACTCCGGTATCGACGCCTGGCGGTCCGAGGGCCTGCTGGAGTACTTCGGTCAGGACGAGAGCGTCGCGGGCCGGGCGCTCGGCGACAAGCTGGACGAGCTCAAGGCCGAGCACGCCCTCTGCGTCATCCACGAGCAGGGCAACGTCGCCCTGGAGGCACGCTGCGCCGGGGTGAAGAAGGCGTTCGCCGGCGATACCGACCTGCTCTATGTCAACGGCACCGACATGAAGGCGGTCGCCTCCGCCGTCGCGGCCAGACTTCGGCAGGACCCGAGCATCGACGAAGTCGTCATGATGGGGGCGCAGTTCGCGCTCGGCGCGGTGAAGTCGGTGAAGGAGGCGGGCAGCAGGGCGGCGGTCGCCACCTTCGACCTCAACAGCAGCCTGGTGAAGGCGGTGCAGAGCGGGGACGTGCAGTTCGCGGTGGACCAACAGCCCTACCTCCAGGGCTATCTCGCCGTGGACTCGCTCTGGCTCTACAGGTCCAACGGCAACTTCAGCGGCGGCGGAACGGCACCCGTGCTCACCGGACCGGCCTTCGTCACCAAGGAGAACGTCGCCTCCGTCGCCAAGTTCGCCGCCGACGAGACCCGTTGA